From the Phycisphaerales bacterium AB-hyl4 genome, one window contains:
- a CDS encoding PEP-CTERM sorting domain-containing protein (PEP-CTERM proteins occur, often in large numbers, in the proteomes of bacteria that also encode an exosortase, a predicted intramembrane cysteine proteinase. The presence of a PEP-CTERM domain at a protein's C-terminus predicts cleavage within the sorting domain, followed by covalent anchoring to some some component of the (usually Gram-negative) cell surface. Many PEP-CTERM proteins exhibit an unusual sequence composition that includes large numbers of potential glycosylation sites. Expression of one such protein has been shown restore the ability of a bacterium to form floc, a type of biofilm.) — translation MFGGTSVYGNGAGFDAHVQALSQMDYYVNEDVANIIFDVRPNQTLNENLTLRATLTHNGTQTVVDGPLTEAGFNQLQLPLADLAAGTYSLSLDILDQGSVVWQGTDTLVKQPPPPAGTTITQIDRYRRVMHVDGNPFFPMGVMGVFAGQAQTMADAGFNVTQRWKSETTANRYNRSLSPDDPYNVAAVRDYLDAIHASGMYAFENPVKLAEQALYVRFNDVEGRYTNGPYWDDKYPVINEQVVPGVVQNAMDHPAVIGYYSYDEPDNFWQNNPEHKHHLMMQKGVEEFYEKVKSIDPYHPVAVLFSVGLSKNMHWDAWDIPMRDFYVGDNQHMSSVYENARAAVQIASEHDQPFVYTPLFDNSSGRSRPLSPEEHQAQAYLSLAADVNGIFYWDFAAAYLPSWEMLDQTASEVEALAPILLDRSPDQSVAYLNPGTENSVKVLIKNHNGKTYLIAANAESAYVDLEFTLPERYHGMGNVWFEDDTVSVQNGTFSATLQPYGRGVYELDGQWNHNEVLSMLVNVGEFIIPEDPTFEVTRNLIRNGHFAKDYGRLPGWPAEWGDADSLMEVGVAGHADGRWTPVTDEAVIGNRSMRLTNAAGDTRNIYTNAWAPAVSQGFSFVEAGDHTLSLYLKAEGGSRVWILVGWDELFQFDVTDEWERYEFLLEDIDPGGSFLRVYMMDKGTLWVDGVQMELGRYATEYIPEPTTAAIIGLGSFALLLRRRRCQRES, via the coding sequence ATGTTTGGTGGTACTTCCGTTTATGGGAATGGTGCCGGCTTCGACGCACACGTGCAGGCGTTGTCGCAGATGGATTACTACGTCAACGAAGATGTCGCCAACATCATCTTCGACGTCAGGCCCAACCAGACGCTGAATGAGAATCTCACGCTCCGCGCCACACTGACGCACAACGGCACGCAGACGGTGGTCGACGGGCCGCTGACGGAGGCCGGCTTTAATCAGCTTCAACTCCCGCTGGCCGACCTGGCGGCGGGGACGTATTCGCTGTCGCTGGACATTCTGGATCAGGGCAGCGTCGTCTGGCAGGGGACCGACACGCTCGTCAAGCAGCCCCCGCCACCGGCAGGGACGACCATCACGCAGATCGATCGGTATCGCCGGGTGATGCACGTCGACGGCAACCCGTTTTTCCCCATGGGCGTCATGGGCGTGTTCGCCGGCCAGGCGCAGACGATGGCGGACGCCGGCTTCAACGTGACCCAGCGATGGAAGAGCGAGACCACTGCCAACCGATACAACCGCAGCCTCAGTCCCGATGATCCCTACAACGTCGCGGCGGTGCGCGACTATCTTGACGCGATCCACGCCAGCGGCATGTATGCCTTTGAGAACCCGGTGAAGCTGGCGGAACAGGCGCTGTACGTCCGCTTCAACGATGTGGAAGGGCGTTACACGAACGGGCCTTACTGGGACGACAAGTATCCGGTGATCAACGAGCAGGTCGTGCCCGGCGTGGTGCAGAATGCGATGGATCATCCCGCGGTCATCGGCTACTACAGCTATGACGAGCCGGACAACTTCTGGCAGAACAACCCGGAGCATAAGCACCACCTGATGATGCAGAAAGGCGTCGAGGAATTCTACGAGAAGGTCAAGAGCATCGATCCGTATCATCCGGTGGCTGTGCTTTTCTCGGTGGGGCTGTCCAAGAACATGCACTGGGATGCGTGGGACATTCCGATGCGCGACTTCTACGTGGGCGACAACCAGCACATGAGTTCGGTGTATGAAAACGCGCGGGCAGCGGTGCAGATCGCCAGCGAGCATGACCAGCCGTTCGTCTACACGCCGTTGTTCGACAACTCATCGGGACGCAGTCGGCCGTTAAGCCCGGAGGAACATCAGGCACAGGCTTATCTCTCACTGGCGGCGGACGTGAATGGCATTTTCTACTGGGACTTCGCCGCTGCGTATCTGCCGAGTTGGGAGATGCTCGACCAGACCGCGAGCGAGGTGGAAGCGCTCGCGCCTATTCTTCTGGATCGCTCGCCTGATCAGTCGGTGGCCTACCTGAACCCGGGCACGGAAAACAGTGTCAAGGTGCTCATCAAAAACCACAATGGCAAGACCTACCTGATCGCCGCCAACGCCGAGTCGGCCTACGTAGATCTGGAGTTTACGCTGCCCGAGCGATACCACGGCATGGGCAATGTGTGGTTCGAAGACGACACGGTCAGCGTTCAGAACGGCACGTTCAGCGCCACGCTCCAGCCCTACGGCCGAGGGGTGTATGAACTCGACGGCCAGTGGAATCACAACGAGGTGCTGAGCATGCTCGTGAACGTCGGCGAGTTCATCATCCCCGAGGACCCGACGTTCGAGGTGACGCGGAACCTCATCCGCAACGGCCACTTTGCCAAGGACTATGGGCGGCTACCAGGCTGGCCTGCGGAGTGGGGCGACGCAGACTCGCTGATGGAGGTCGGCGTCGCGGGACATGCAGACGGCCGATGGACACCGGTGACCGATGAGGCGGTCATCGGCAACCGCAGCATGCGGCTGACCAACGCCGCCGGCGACACGCGGAACATCTACACCAATGCTTGGGCCCCGGCGGTCAGCCAGGGGTTCAGCTTTGTCGAGGCAGGCGATCACACCCTTTCGCTGTACCTCAAGGCAGAGGGCGGCTCGCGCGTGTGGATCCTCGTCGGCTGGGATGAGCTATTCCAGTTCGATGTTACCGACGAATGGGAACGCTACGAATTCCTGCTGGAAGACATCGATCCCGGCGGCAGCTTTCTTCGTGTCTACATGATGGATAAAGGCACGCTGTGGGTCGATGGCGTGCAGATGGAGCTTGGAAGATACGCGACGGAATACATCCCCGAACCCACGACGGCTGCGATAATCGGCCTCGGCAGCTTCGCGCTGCTGCTTCGGCGACGGCGTTGTCAGCGAGAATCATAA
- a CDS encoding aldehyde dehydrogenase (NADP(+)) → MTQRNKVSVSEAVEGAAACAEGVFATLPAEDRAALLEAIATRVDALGQKLTDVAGRETHLPAGRLETERGRTVNQLRMFAALVREGSWVDARIDRAQPERQPMPKPDIRRMLVPIGPIVVFGASNFPLAFSVAGGDTASALAAGCPVVCKAHPAHPQTSDLVADAIAEAIGDAGLPAGVFTLVHTDHHAENLDLVRHPAVRGVGFTGSHKAGRALFDAANEREQPIPVFAEMGSVNPVVLLPGAVRERGDKIADGLHQSFTMGVGQFCTKPGIVLTLKGEATSRLIDRLAESVAKTPTGAMLHEQIAEQYVKSLGGLRAMAGVQTVAVVEAGEAGAGGAAVLRTEASEVIANAALLEECFGPTTLVIEAEDMDELERLIATIPGQLTATIHMADADQADAARLLPKLQQRAGRVLFNGFPTGVDVCSSMQHGGPYPATTDSRFTSVGTAAIYRWARPVCYQDAPASLLPPPLQDDNPCGIWRTIDGTFTKDAV, encoded by the coding sequence ATGACACAACGCAACAAGGTATCGGTTTCCGAGGCAGTGGAAGGCGCGGCGGCCTGTGCCGAGGGTGTTTTCGCGACGTTGCCTGCCGAGGATCGGGCCGCGTTGCTTGAAGCGATCGCGACGCGGGTCGACGCGCTTGGGCAAAAGCTGACGGACGTGGCCGGTCGAGAGACGCACTTGCCGGCCGGTCGACTTGAAACGGAGCGCGGCCGAACGGTCAACCAGTTGCGGATGTTTGCGGCGCTGGTGCGTGAAGGTTCGTGGGTGGATGCCCGCATTGATCGCGCTCAGCCGGAGCGTCAGCCGATGCCGAAGCCGGACATTCGTCGGATGCTCGTTCCGATCGGGCCGATCGTGGTGTTCGGGGCGAGCAACTTTCCGCTGGCATTCAGCGTGGCCGGCGGCGACACGGCGTCGGCGCTCGCGGCCGGCTGCCCGGTGGTCTGCAAAGCTCACCCGGCGCATCCACAGACGAGCGATCTCGTGGCCGACGCAATCGCCGAGGCGATTGGGGATGCGGGTCTGCCGGCGGGTGTTTTTACCTTGGTGCACACCGATCATCACGCGGAGAACCTCGACCTGGTGCGTCACCCGGCGGTGCGGGGGGTTGGCTTCACCGGTTCGCATAAGGCCGGGCGGGCGCTGTTCGACGCGGCGAACGAACGTGAACAGCCGATCCCCGTTTTCGCGGAGATGGGCAGTGTTAACCCGGTCGTTCTGTTGCCCGGAGCCGTTCGCGAGCGGGGTGACAAGATCGCTGACGGCTTACACCAGAGCTTTACGATGGGTGTGGGGCAGTTCTGCACGAAGCCTGGCATTGTGCTGACACTGAAGGGCGAAGCGACAAGCCGACTGATTGATCGGCTTGCCGAGTCTGTGGCAAAGACACCGACCGGGGCGATGCTGCATGAGCAGATTGCCGAGCAGTATGTGAAGTCGCTCGGTGGACTGCGCGCGATGGCGGGCGTGCAGACGGTTGCGGTGGTTGAGGCTGGGGAGGCGGGCGCTGGTGGTGCGGCGGTGCTGCGGACCGAGGCGTCGGAAGTGATCGCGAACGCGGCGTTGCTGGAGGAATGTTTCGGGCCGACGACGCTGGTGATCGAGGCGGAGGACATGGACGAACTGGAGCGTTTGATCGCGACGATCCCCGGCCAGTTGACTGCCACCATTCATATGGCCGACGCCGACCAGGCCGACGCGGCGCGTTTGTTGCCCAAGCTGCAACAGCGTGCAGGGCGCGTGTTGTTCAACGGCTTTCCGACGGGCGTGGACGTGTGCTCGTCGATGCAGCATGGCGGGCCGTACCCGGCCACGACGGACAGCCGATTCACCAGCGTCGGCACAGCCGCGATCTACCGCTGGGCTCGGCCGGTGTGCTATCAGGATGCGCCTGCCAGCCTGCTCCCACCGCCGCTGCAGGACGACAATCCGTGTGGCATCTGGCGGACAATCGACGGCACGTTCACCAAAGACGCGGTGTGA
- the eno gene encoding phosphopyruvate hydratase: protein MQIATVDAWQIFDSRGNPTVEAEVTLHNGVRGRGLVPSGASTGQFEALELRDGDAQRYRGKSVFKAIANIRDVIGPAVRGMDVSEQRAIDERMIELDGTAEKSRLGANAILGVSMAVANAAANARQVPLYASLGDGTRLPLPMIQIIGGGSHAAWRTDVQDYLVMAIGATSYEQTLEMTFNVYHAAGELLKERGVLAGVADEGGFWPEFATNAEALDTLVEVIQRAGYRPGEDLGIALDIAASDLFDEQAGCYRFRLEDRQFSCEAFADLMIDWCERYPIVSIEDPAADVDEAGWRRVCERVGEHVQVIGDDLFTTNRQRIERGIEQKLANSVLIKLNQIGTVTETIDAIRLTQQAGWRPVVSARSGETEDAFISHLAVATDAGQLKVGSFARSERMAKWNEVLRIARELGERKTFASGGLLGFQPTTAGRRDA, encoded by the coding sequence ATGCAAATCGCAACCGTTGATGCATGGCAGATTTTTGATTCGCGCGGCAATCCCACGGTCGAGGCGGAGGTGACGTTGCACAATGGCGTGCGCGGCCGAGGGCTCGTGCCATCCGGCGCGTCGACAGGCCAGTTTGAAGCGCTGGAACTGCGTGATGGCGATGCCCAGCGCTATCGAGGCAAGAGCGTCTTCAAAGCCATCGCAAACATTCGTGACGTGATCGGCCCGGCGGTGCGTGGCATGGACGTTAGCGAACAGCGGGCCATCGACGAGCGGATGATCGAACTCGACGGCACAGCGGAGAAGTCCCGGCTCGGGGCGAATGCAATCCTCGGCGTATCGATGGCCGTCGCGAACGCCGCCGCCAACGCCCGGCAAGTGCCGCTGTACGCGTCATTGGGCGACGGTACGCGATTGCCCTTGCCGATGATTCAGATCATCGGCGGCGGCAGCCATGCGGCCTGGCGAACGGACGTGCAAGATTACCTGGTCATGGCGATCGGCGCGACGAGCTACGAGCAGACGCTGGAGATGACGTTCAACGTTTACCATGCGGCGGGCGAGTTGCTTAAGGAGCGCGGCGTGCTGGCGGGCGTTGCGGACGAAGGCGGGTTCTGGCCTGAGTTTGCGACAAACGCCGAGGCGCTGGACACGTTGGTGGAAGTGATTCAACGCGCCGGCTATCGGCCGGGCGAAGACCTGGGCATCGCGCTGGACATCGCGGCGAGCGACCTGTTCGATGAACAGGCGGGCTGCTACCGGTTCCGGCTGGAAGACCGGCAGTTCAGCTGCGAAGCGTTTGCCGACCTGATGATTGACTGGTGTGAGCGGTATCCGATCGTCAGCATCGAAGACCCTGCGGCGGATGTCGATGAGGCCGGCTGGCGACGGGTGTGCGAGCGCGTGGGCGAACACGTGCAGGTGATCGGCGATGACCTGTTCACCACCAACCGCCAACGGATCGAGCGTGGCATCGAGCAGAAGCTCGCCAATTCCGTGCTGATCAAGTTGAACCAGATCGGCACGGTGACGGAGACGATCGACGCGATCCGCCTCACCCAGCAGGCCGGCTGGCGGCCGGTCGTGTCGGCTCGCTCGGGTGAAACGGAAGATGCGTTCATCAGCCACCTGGCTGTGGCGACGGATGCCGGCCAACTCAAGGTGGGGTCGTTCGCACGAAGCGAGCGGATGGCCAAGTGGAATGAAGTGCTTCGGATCGCGCGTGAACTGGGCGAGCGAAAGACGTTTGCCAGCGGCGGTTTGCTGGGGTTTCAGCCGACAACCGCTGGCCGTCGCGACGCGTGA
- a CDS encoding phosphotransferase family protein, translating into MPEISPDSEMAALIAQLRADNVVRGDRVSVEPLTGGVSSEIVRVRDGERDFVVKRALAKLRVAEDWYADTNRNLFERQYIEYVQDVMPEAVPAIMHAGDGYFVMEHLGAGFVNWKQKLLQGKLDVADARRAGHTLAVIHRTSAGRDEVARRFDTTCNFKALRVDPYLLTTAKRHSKLRGIIEAEAERLATTRLALVHGDYSPKNIMVSSARLVVLDCEVAWYGDPAFDLAFLLNHLFLKTLLERANRAGLRQMIDTARGAYFETLGDALDAKAMDARTARLLLMLMLARIDGKSPVEYLTIDATRQFVRRFVTEALLEGDDWTLDAVAALWFTKVEKEHGPDANRNR; encoded by the coding sequence GTGCCTGAGATATCTCCGGATTCCGAAATGGCGGCGCTGATAGCGCAACTTCGCGCCGACAATGTCGTGCGTGGCGATCGCGTATCGGTCGAACCGCTGACCGGTGGCGTGTCGAGCGAGATCGTTCGCGTGCGCGACGGGGAGCGCGACTTCGTGGTCAAGCGCGCACTCGCCAAGCTGCGTGTGGCGGAGGACTGGTACGCGGATACAAATCGCAACCTTTTCGAGCGACAGTACATTGAGTACGTGCAGGACGTGATGCCAGAGGCGGTGCCGGCGATCATGCATGCGGGGGATGGCTACTTTGTGATGGAGCATCTCGGCGCGGGCTTCGTGAACTGGAAGCAGAAGCTGCTGCAGGGGAAGCTGGACGTCGCCGACGCGCGGCGGGCGGGACATACGCTGGCGGTTATTCATCGCACGTCGGCCGGGCGTGATGAGGTGGCGCGTCGGTTTGATACGACGTGCAACTTCAAGGCACTGCGCGTCGACCCGTACCTGCTGACCACGGCGAAGCGGCATTCGAAGTTGCGGGGCATAATCGAGGCTGAGGCCGAGCGGCTCGCAACGACACGGCTGGCCCTGGTCCATGGCGACTACAGCCCGAAGAACATCATGGTGTCGTCGGCTCGGCTTGTCGTGCTCGACTGCGAAGTCGCATGGTATGGCGATCCGGCGTTCGACCTGGCTTTCCTGCTCAACCACCTGTTTCTCAAAACGCTGCTTGAGCGAGCGAACCGTGCAGGCCTGCGACAGATGATCGATACTGCCCGCGGCGCGTACTTCGAAACGCTTGGCGATGCACTGGATGCGAAGGCGATGGATGCGCGTACGGCCCGGCTTCTGCTGATGCTGATGCTCGCCCGCATCGACGGTAAGAGTCCGGTGGAGTATCTCACGATCGACGCGACGCGCCAGTTCGTGCGGCGGTTCGTCACCGAGGCATTGCTGGAAGGCGACGATTGGACACTCGATGCCGTGGCGGCATTGTGGTTTACGAAGGTGGAAAAGGAGCATGGCCCTGATGCAAATCGCAACCGTTGA
- a CDS encoding carbohydrate kinase family protein, producing MAHTAPEVVVVGLNVVDVLVKLPPQRKQGDKHEVNELVIQGGAPAGNAACLLATLGWRTAFVGRLGQDTLATIARAEFARHGVMLDFLIDEVGARPAIAVVEIDPDTGERTVYYTLAGYRHPTADDVPAEAIRNARLVFCDGYETEAGLAALQAAHEAGVASVIDIEAGEPTVLRRMLALASHAILPAAAGRTLTGHDAPEAVVEALGGMTDGQVLITDGVEGSWAWTAEGVRHQPAFAVEVVDTTGCGDAYHAAYASALLDGLPLVRRMEFAAFVASRVATALGGRGGLPTRRTLAEADLSELSNPLRQHLLAWKGDEAAAR from the coding sequence ATGGCTCACACTGCACCGGAAGTTGTCGTTGTCGGTCTGAACGTGGTCGACGTGCTGGTGAAGCTGCCGCCGCAGCGGAAGCAAGGCGACAAGCATGAGGTCAACGAACTCGTCATCCAGGGCGGGGCGCCGGCGGGCAACGCGGCGTGCCTGCTCGCGACGCTGGGCTGGCGGACAGCCTTTGTCGGGCGACTCGGCCAGGACACGCTCGCGACGATCGCCCGCGCCGAGTTCGCCCGGCATGGCGTGATGCTCGATTTTCTCATCGACGAGGTGGGCGCCCGGCCGGCCATCGCCGTGGTGGAAATCGACCCGGACACCGGCGAGCGAACGGTCTACTACACGCTGGCGGGTTATCGCCACCCCACGGCCGACGATGTGCCGGCGGAGGCGATCCGCAATGCCCGCCTCGTGTTCTGTGATGGATATGAAACCGAGGCGGGCCTGGCGGCGCTTCAGGCAGCGCACGAGGCGGGTGTGGCGTCGGTGATTGACATTGAGGCGGGCGAGCCGACGGTGCTGCGTCGCATGCTCGCGCTTGCTTCGCATGCGATACTCCCCGCCGCCGCGGGCCGGACGCTGACAGGCCATGACGCACCCGAAGCGGTGGTTGAAGCGCTGGGCGGGATGACCGACGGGCAGGTGTTGATCACCGACGGCGTCGAGGGTAGCTGGGCGTGGACCGCCGAGGGTGTGCGTCATCAGCCTGCCTTTGCTGTCGAGGTGGTGGATACGACCGGCTGTGGCGATGCGTACCACGCGGCGTACGCGTCGGCTTTGCTGGACGGCCTGCCGCTTGTGCGTCGCATGGAGTTCGCGGCGTTCGTGGCGAGTCGGGTGGCGACGGCGCTGGGCGGCAGAGGTGGCCTGCCGACGCGGCGGACGCTGGCGGAAGCGGATCTGTCTGAGCTCTCCAACCCCTTGCGACAGCACCTGCTGGCTTGGAAGGGTGACGAAGCAGCGGCGCGTTGA